The genomic interval TGATCGATCAGGTTACAACTGGTTTAAATGACAGCAGAAGTGTGCTTTCAGCTGAACAGAGAGCGAAAAATAATGCCTTTATTCATGCTTTTTCTAATTCAAAAATAGACCTCCACCGGCCATATGTGGATGAAATAACACTGGTTTCGGCCAAAGGTAAACCCATGTTCCGTGAACCGGATCTGATAGATGTATGGTTTGATTCTGGAGCGATGCCCTATGCCCAGTGGCATTACCCCTTCGAGAATCAGGATGTATTTACCAAAAGTTTTCCGGCCGATTTTATCTCGGAAGGTGTAGACCAGACCAGAGGCTGGTTCTTTACGCTGCATGCCATAGCCGGAATGCTATTCGATAGTGTGGCCTTTAAAAATGTAGTTTCTACTGGCCTGGTGCTGGATAAAAATGGCAATAAAATGTCGAAAAGGGTGGGCAATGTGGTCAATCCATTCGATACGCTGAACACCTATGGTCCGGATGCGACCAGGTGGTATATGGTAGTGAATGCGCCGCCGTGGGATAATCTGAAATTCAACCTGGAAGGCGTTACAGAAGTTCAGCGGAGGTTTTTTGGCACCCTGCATAATACCTATTCTTTCTTTGCTTTATATGCAAACCTGGATAATTTCAGTTATACAGAGAAAAACGTTCCATTAGAAAAACGCACCGAAAGTGACCGCTGGATCATTTCTAAACTCAATAGCCTGGTGCAGAAAACGGCCGAAGCCTACGATGAATACGAACCGACCAGAGCTGCCAGAGCCATTCAGGATTTTGTAACGGATGATCTGAGTAACTGGTATGTACGGTTGAACCGCAAGCGTTTCTGGAAAGGGGAATATAATGAGGATAAAATAGCAGCGTACCAAACGTTATATACCTGTCTGGAGACCATTGCGAAACTCATGTCGCCAATTGCACCTTTTTATGCCGAGCAGTTGTTCCTGGATTTAAATAAAGTGAGCAAACGGGAAAAAGTATCTTCGGTACATGTGAGTGAGTTTCCGAAAGTAGATACGGCTGCCATTGATGTGAACCTGGAAGAAAAAATGACTTTGGCGCAGAATATTTCTTCTTTAGTACATTCGCTGCGGAAAAAACATACAATTAAGGTCCGCCAGCCACTTTCCAGAATTCTGATTCCGGTATTGCAGCCAAAAGTGAAAGCCCAGATTCAGGATGTAGAAGATTTAATTTTATCGGAAGTAAATATCAAACAGGTAGAATACATCGATGATACTTCTGGTATACTGGTGAAAAAAATCAAGCCGAACTTCAAAAAACTGGGCAAAGAATACGGTCCCAGAATGAAAGAAATTGCCGGATTGATTCAGAAATTTGGCCAGGAGGAAATTAAAGTACTCGAGCGGGAAAAAACTTTGCCGGTTTCCCTCAATGGTCAGACAGTAAACCTGACTTTAGAAGATGTAGAAATTTCTTCGGAAGATATTCCAGGCTGGATCGTAGCCAGTGAAAACGGACTGACGGTAGCACTCGATATTACCATTACAGATGCCCTCCGCAAAGAAGGTATTTCGCGGGATATAGTGAACCGGGTGCAAAACCTGCGGAAAGATATGGGTCTGGAAGTGCAGGATAAGATCAAGATTGATGTGCAACTATCTACAACTTTGGTGAATGCTGCCCTGGAAGCCAATAAAGAATACATTTGTGCGGAAACACAGGCATTAGAACTAAACTTAGTGGAAAAAGTAGAAGATGCCAGTGCGGTGGAGATGGATGAATTCATGCTCAACCTGAAGATAACCGTGGTGAATTAATAGTTGGCTTTTCATAGATTTAAGTATATCTTTTAAAATTCCTGCCTTTCTGTGATGCGGAAAGGCAGGTTTATTACTACCTACACCTGTTTTTGAAACTATGCATATATTCCGCTTATTTATTTTTACAATGCCCATCCTCCTGGCATCCTGTACAAACCAGTCCAAGCAGGACACACAAACCCAGCAAACCTCCCGGCCTATGGACAGTATCGCAACAGACTATGTAAAACTGGTATTACAGCTTGGTAATTACGATGCAGATTATGTAGATGCCTACTATGGTCCTGAAGAGTGGCGGCCTGCTCCACTGGATAGCACAAAGAAGCAATTTCCGGCAGATACCTTTCGTACTCAGATTTCCGGTCTGATGAGCCAGTTAGCAGAGATAGAGTCAACACAGTTAGCCGAGGCTGATAAAGGCCGTTATACTTCCCTGCAAAAACAACTGATAGCCGTACAAGCTGAGATTGATAAGCTTTCTGGTAAAACCCTTACTTTCGATCAGGAGGCCAAGGCTTTCTATGATGCTACCCCGCCAACTTATACAGAAGCTCATTTTCAAGGATTGATTGCAGAACTTGATAAGGCTTTGCCCGGAAAAGGAGATATTACTACCAGGCTGAATAAGTTTAAAGAATCGTTTATTATTCCTAAAGAAAAGCTCGATACGGTATTTAAAGCAGCCATTGCTGAAGCCCGTAAACGCACCCTTCAGCATATTAAATTGCCTGCCAATGAGAATTTTACGGTAGAATATGTAACCAATAAATCCTGGTCTGGATATAACTGGTACAAAGGAAACAGCTACAGCCTGATTCAAGTCAATACCGATCTGCCCATTTACATCGACCGGGCCATAGATCTGGCTTGCCATGAAGGATATCCCGGCCATCATGTGTACAATGCGTTAATGGAAAAACATCTGGTGAGAGATAAGGGCTGGGTAGAGTTTTCAGTATATCCCTTATTCAGTCCGCAATCGTTAATTGCCGAAGGAAGTGCTAACTATGGGATTGACGTAGCTTTTCCCGGAAATGAACGTATAGCCTTTGAAAAAAATGTTTTATTTCCGCTCGCCGGTTTAGATCCAGCAAAAGTTGAGTCGTATTACCAGATTCAGGACTTAACCAAAGGCCTGAGTTATGCCGGAAATGAAGCGGCCAGACAATATCTGGATGGGAAAATAAATAAAGAAGCGGCTGTCAACTGGATGGTAAAATATGCTTTAATGGCTCCCGAACGGGCTACACAGCGTATTGGGTTTATAGAAAAATACAGAAGTTATGTAATTAACTATAACCTCGGACAAGATATGGTAGCCAGTTTTATTGAGAAGAAAGGTGGCACCACGGCAAATCCACAGAAACGCTGGACCTTATTTGAAGAATTGCTTTCCCAGCCACATGTACCCTCACAATTGCAATAAGGGGGTAATATTTAATTGCCATTCTTGTTGGGGAGAGTTAATTCACTTGAATTACAGACGGAAAGAATATATCTAAACGAATATCGTTACCTTTGTGTCAGCATGAACAGCCCGGCATTGATACTAATTTTACTCACAATAGCTTTAGCACCCGGGCTTGCTATTGCCATGTTTATCTATGAACGGGATAAACTCGACAAAGAACCCTTTCATCTGCTGATTAAAACCTTCTTCCTGGGTATTCTGAGTATCTTTCCGGCTATCTTAATAGAATTTGGTGTACAGCAACTGGGAATTGTGCCCGCCAGGGATAATGTTACCTTCACCGGAATTTATGCGATTATCGTGGGCTTCGTAGAGGAAGCCTGTAAATATGCAATACTCATATGGTTTGCGTATCCCCGTAAAGAATTTGACGAACCTTTTGATGGGATTACCTATGCAGTAATGATTGCGATGGGTTTTGCCACTTTTGAAAATATATCGTATGTAGTTGACCAGGGCGTGCGTAAAGGATTTATGGAAGGAATGAATATTGGCCTCTGGCGGATGATTTCAGCGGTTCCGGCACACGGATCTTTTGCGATCCTGATGGGGTATTATGTGGGAATGGCTAAATTCAAACACCAGGGCAAAGGATCACCTTTAAAACTCGCCGGCCTTTTTACAGCCGTTGGTTTTCATGCCGCTTACGACTTCTGCCTGCTCATGGCTAATTACCGGCTTATGTTTATAGGCGCATTTTTGTCTTTGTTCATAGGAATTGGCTTGTCTTTAAGAGCCATTCAACTGCATAACCGCAATTCTCCGTTTATGGATGATACGAAAAAAAGTGCAAAGAAAACCTCCAGGAAAAAAGAAGAGCAGGAAGAACAAGAAACTGAAGAAGTCGAATAAGCCACGCAATTTTGAATAGCTACCCATTTATCTGATGCTGAAGAAAATCATTTTGAAGATTTACCTGGTTTGGTCTGTTTTCAATTTCAGCATCATCATGACACTTTCTTTACCGCTGATTGTGTTGCCGATTGTATTGCTGGGTGAAAAAAAAGGTGGTCCTATTGCCTATTTTTTTCTTAAATGCTGGGGATTTTTGTTTGGTGTATGTAGTGGCATCCGGTTTAAAACACTCAACCGGTCTGATATACCTCCTAACCAGGCTTTTGTATACGTGTGCAACCACAATTCCTATTTGGATTCCCCGGCATTTGTACTCGCCATTCCCGGCCAGTTCAGGCCATTGGGTAAAGTGGAGATGAAGAAAATACCCATTTTCGGCTGGATTTATCCATATGTGGTAATTATGGTAGACCGCAACAGCCTGGAAAGCAAAAGGCGAAGTATGCGCCAGCTGAAGGAAAAGCTAGCAGAAGGTATTTCAGTCTTTATTTTCCCGGAAGGAAAAATGAATCAGTCGCCGGATACGTTGTTGTCTTTTCAGGATGGTGCTTTCCGGATTGCCATTGAAACGCAAACTCCTATTATGCCGATGGTGATTTTAAATTCCCGCAAACTTATGCCCAGATATGAATTTCAGCCGCATCCAGGTACGATCTATACCAAATTTCTAACTCCCGTAGAAACGAATGGGCTCAAATTAGCCGACCTTCCACAACTTAAAGAACAAGTGAAAATAATGATGAAGGAGGCGATTGAACAAGCTGAACTATGAGGCTAAGTTCTTATTGTTTCTTAAGATGAGATTACAAACTGCATAAGAGAAGCCGTATTTCCTTTTAAAATACGGCTTCTCTTATATAAGTATAGTGTTATATTAATTTCTCCTGGCTCTTCCGCCCCTTTCAGTAGAAGAGTTTTGTTGCCTGGAAGAGCTTCCGGAAGATTCCTGTTGCCTCTGAACCCTGGGCTGCCGATCTACCTTGGCTTGCGATGGTGAATAATTATTATTACTACGTTGCTGCTGGCTATTTCTTGCCGGCTGGCGATTAGTGGTGGAAGGCGTAGATTGTATTTCCCTGGATGAAGTCTGATTACGGGAAATACGATCCTGGCTTATAGCATTATCTTCTCTCCGGCTCATGCCAGCTCTGTTAGACGATGGATTACGTTCAATAGTAGAAGGCTGGTTTCTCTCATAGCTAGGCGAATGATATTCTGTCTGAGTATTTCTTTCTGTCCGTGGACTACTCTCATTTCTAGTCGTTCGTGGATTCACATAATCCGAACGGCCGGTAGAGGGTGAAGGCTGCGAAGACCTTGGAGAACGAGGCGAAACTTCCGGACGATACATGGCTACAGAATTTCTTTCCATCACTGCCCTTCCTGGCTGGTACATATGGCCAAGCGTATAAGTAGGCACACTTCTGCGGGTTGCCCTTTCTATATCGTGGCGATACGGACCACATACATAGTCACGGTTATTATGGCGGTATGTATTATGGATATAAACCGTATTGGTATATATGTGCACAACCCGTGGCCGGGGAACACAGTATCTGTAAATATGCGGATAAACAATATATCTCCGGGGAACAAAGACCCAGTAATTTACCGGAATGTCAATGTTAACGTTAATATTTATGCCAGGCCCTAAAGGTGCCCATCCATAATAATCTCCTCCGGAACGCCAGGCTACCCAGGCGGGTCCCCATTCATTACCCGGAATCCAGCACCAGCCATCATAGTTATCATAAAACCAGCGGCCATAATGAAAGGGTGCCCATCCCCATACATAGTCTGAAACCCAGGTATTCCCATATTCAGTCATTAGCCAACGACCATTGGTGGCATACGGCTGAAACCCGGGTTCTACGTTAGGTATCCACACAGAGCCGTGCTGCGGATTCACTATCCACTGTCCATAGGGTGTCAGTTCATCATAAAAAGTCTGAAATGAAATATTGGCTCCTGCCTGGGCACTTGCTTTCTGAGGGCTAGTACTACTAAATGCTAGTAAAACGAACAGGCAGCATATTGCGGATTTGGTAATTATTTTCATAAGCTTTGGTATTTAATAGGTACCTTTTGTAAGCCTGCCTTTTTCAAGCCAGCTTACATAATAATAGAGTAAATATCTTGCCGAAAATTAAACGCTATCGATAAATAGGCAAATTTTATGGACAGAATCATGATAAATTTAGATAGGAGTTAGATTTGTATGCACCTGTTTTTGAAAAATTGGTTTGTAAGAGGAGCCATTTTAAATATAAAACGGGCGTATATCAATTTTTGATATACGCCCGTTTTGGCATTTTATTAAACTATGTTTTAATATACTAATCTACATTATCGTGCAGATAGCGGTTGTTTCCCAGAATCTGGTCATCATCGCTGAGGTTAAACCGGGAGATATTTTTCTCTGAAGAATGAGGAACATCTTGTAGCCGTACATTTTTCCGTTTGTAGGCAGGTACTTCCAGTTTTTCCTTAAATTCCTCCTGGGTGATATCTGTACTGATGCGCCTTAAACGTTCTTTTCTTTCCCGCAACCGGCGTTCCTGCACATCCAGTTCAGCTGCAAAATCATCTTCCATCATAGAAAAATGCTCTTTTTCGGCCGGAGCTTCTATCACTTTAAAGTCATTTTCCAGATCGAAAGTAACTTTGGGCTCTTGTTTGGTAATATTATGAAAATTTACAGGTATCTCAACAGGTTTACCAGAATTGTTAAAAGCAGGTTTAGTCACCGGCGTGATTTCACGTCCGGAATCCAGGTCGGTGATGCGTTTTTTTTCTTCAGTCACAATCATGCCTGCTTCACCCAAAAAACTTTCATCAAATCCGGTTGCAATTACTGTTACACGAATACTTCCGCCTAATGAAGAATCCACACCATGGCCAAATATCACATCATCGGCTTCTTTGCCAGCTTTTTCCTGGATAAACTCAGTGATTTCAGAAAGTTCGTCCATTTGCAATTCGGCCTGTTCACCGGAAACAATGGAAAGTAGGATTTTTTGTGCCCCATGAATGTTGCGGTTGTTCAACAGGGGTGAACATAAAGCCTCTTCTGCAGCCCTTCTGGCCCGGTTTTCCCCTTCTGTTTTTGAAGAACCCATTACAGCTGCTCCGGAATCTTTCATTACCGTTTTTACATCTTCAAAGTCGACGTTCACATAACCGGGAACCGTAATAATCTCAGCAATACCTTTGGCAGCAGTAGTTAACACATTATCTGCTTGCCCGAAAGCCTGACTAATGGAAAGGTTTCCGTAAATCTCACGTAACTTATCATTGAGAATAACCAGTACTGTATCGCAATTCTGGCGTAATTCTTCAATCCCTCTGTACGCTTGTTCTTTTTTCTTTTTGCCTTCAAAACCAAAAGGTGCCGTTACTATACCTACTGTCAGAATACCTAGTTCTTTGGCAATTCCGGCTATTACAGGGGCTGCTCCGGTTCCGGTACCACCTCCCATACCAGCCGTGATGAAAACCATTTTTGTATTCTGGCTTAATAATTCTCTGATCTCCTCTTTGCTTTCTATGGCAGCATTACGTCCTTTCTCAGGATTTGCTCCGGCACCTAACCCTTCCGTAAGGCTTACTCCTATCTGCAAACGGTTAGGAACAGGACTATTTTTCAGAGCTTGAACATCTGTATTACACACAACAAATTCTACATCTTTGATGCCTTTGTTGTACATGTGGTTTACAGCATTACTTCCGCCCCCACCTACACCAATTACCTTAATAATGGATTTGTGATGCTCAGGAATATCAAATTTGAATGTGTTTTCAGCCATAACTTATGGGGTTATGAGTAGTAGGTTAATAAGGTTATAATTTCGTATTTGTAGATTAAAAATTAGAAGATTAGAAAATTAGAACATTAAAAATAAACATTACTAAGATAATCTTTCAAAGCTCAAATTTTCAATCCGTAATTTTTTTAGTAATCGTTTTTGTCTTCAAAATCGTCGATCATAAAACTTTTCGTCTTATCCAGAATCCGTCTGAAAAAGTCGCCTCCTTGTGGCTTACGTGCCTCCTTGGCAGGAGTAGAAGAAG from Rhodocytophaga rosea carries:
- a CDS encoding lysophospholipid acyltransferase family protein, encoding MLKKIILKIYLVWSVFNFSIIMTLSLPLIVLPIVLLGEKKGGPIAYFFLKCWGFLFGVCSGIRFKTLNRSDIPPNQAFVYVCNHNSYLDSPAFVLAIPGQFRPLGKVEMKKIPIFGWIYPYVVIMVDRNSLESKRRSMRQLKEKLAEGISVFIFPEGKMNQSPDTLLSFQDGAFRIAIETQTPIMPMVILNSRKLMPRYEFQPHPGTIYTKFLTPVETNGLKLADLPQLKEQVKIMMKEAIEQAEL
- the ileS gene encoding isoleucine--tRNA ligase; amino-acid sequence: MKYKEYKNLDYAKVGESVLSYWKENKIFEQSVSSREGKPSFTFYEGPPSANGTPGIHHVMARTIKDIFCRYKTLQGFQVKRKGGWDTHGLPIELQVEKELGITKDDIGKTISIEAYNQKCREAVMKYTGQWNDLTEKMGYWVDLEHPYITYHTEYIESTWFLLKKLYDKGLLYKGYTIQPYSPSDGTGLSSHELNQPGCYKEVKDTSIVAQFKVIKDPKSDFLFSQQSTGDVFILAWTTTPWTLPSNTALAIGEKISYVQVNTFNPYTYKPVSVVLAKELVGKYFSEKNKDLKLDDYKPGDKAIPFQVVQEFTGKQLMGIRYEQLMPYLQPFYNADKAFQVIAGDFVTTEDGTGVVHTSPTFGADDFRVAKQHGIPALTIKDEAGNELPTVDKKGKFINEVGVELQKGVEKYKIRTHKTLGADDFYVKNYTNEDESHADYKNTDVIISIILKEENKAFKVEKYEHTYPHSWRTDKPVLYYPLDAWFIRTTAVKDRLVELNKTINWKPESTGSGRFGNWLENLVDWNLSRSRYWGTPLPIWRTEDGAEEVCIGSVKELIDQVTTGLNDSRSVLSAEQRAKNNAFIHAFSNSKIDLHRPYVDEITLVSAKGKPMFREPDLIDVWFDSGAMPYAQWHYPFENQDVFTKSFPADFISEGVDQTRGWFFTLHAIAGMLFDSVAFKNVVSTGLVLDKNGNKMSKRVGNVVNPFDTLNTYGPDATRWYMVVNAPPWDNLKFNLEGVTEVQRRFFGTLHNTYSFFALYANLDNFSYTEKNVPLEKRTESDRWIISKLNSLVQKTAEAYDEYEPTRAARAIQDFVTDDLSNWYVRLNRKRFWKGEYNEDKIAAYQTLYTCLETIAKLMSPIAPFYAEQLFLDLNKVSKREKVSSVHVSEFPKVDTAAIDVNLEEKMTLAQNISSLVHSLRKKHTIKVRQPLSRILIPVLQPKVKAQIQDVEDLILSEVNIKQVEYIDDTSGILVKKIKPNFKKLGKEYGPRMKEIAGLIQKFGQEEIKVLEREKTLPVSLNGQTVNLTLEDVEISSEDIPGWIVASENGLTVALDITITDALRKEGISRDIVNRVQNLRKDMGLEVQDKIKIDVQLSTTLVNAALEANKEYICAETQALELNLVEKVEDASAVEMDEFMLNLKITVVN
- the ftsZ gene encoding cell division protein FtsZ: MAENTFKFDIPEHHKSIIKVIGVGGGGSNAVNHMYNKGIKDVEFVVCNTDVQALKNSPVPNRLQIGVSLTEGLGAGANPEKGRNAAIESKEEIRELLSQNTKMVFITAGMGGGTGTGAAPVIAGIAKELGILTVGIVTAPFGFEGKKKKEQAYRGIEELRQNCDTVLVILNDKLREIYGNLSISQAFGQADNVLTTAAKGIAEIITVPGYVNVDFEDVKTVMKDSGAAVMGSSKTEGENRARRAAEEALCSPLLNNRNIHGAQKILLSIVSGEQAELQMDELSEITEFIQEKAGKEADDVIFGHGVDSSLGGSIRVTVIATGFDESFLGEAGMIVTEEKKRITDLDSGREITPVTKPAFNNSGKPVEIPVNFHNITKQEPKVTFDLENDFKVIEAPAEKEHFSMMEDDFAAELDVQERRLRERKERLRRISTDITQEEFKEKLEVPAYKRKNVRLQDVPHSSEKNISRFNLSDDDQILGNNRYLHDNVD
- a CDS encoding PrsW family intramembrane metalloprotease; this translates as MNSPALILILLTIALAPGLAIAMFIYERDKLDKEPFHLLIKTFFLGILSIFPAILIEFGVQQLGIVPARDNVTFTGIYAIIVGFVEEACKYAILIWFAYPRKEFDEPFDGITYAVMIAMGFATFENISYVVDQGVRKGFMEGMNIGLWRMISAVPAHGSFAILMGYYVGMAKFKHQGKGSPLKLAGLFTAVGFHAAYDFCLLMANYRLMFIGAFLSLFIGIGLSLRAIQLHNRNSPFMDDTKKSAKKTSRKKEEQEEQETEEVE
- a CDS encoding DUF6600 domain-containing protein; the encoded protein is MKIITKSAICCLFVLLAFSSTSPQKASAQAGANISFQTFYDELTPYGQWIVNPQHGSVWIPNVEPGFQPYATNGRWLMTEYGNTWVSDYVWGWAPFHYGRWFYDNYDGWCWIPGNEWGPAWVAWRSGGDYYGWAPLGPGININVNIDIPVNYWVFVPRRYIVYPHIYRYCVPRPRVVHIYTNTVYIHNTYRHNNRDYVCGPYRHDIERATRRSVPTYTLGHMYQPGRAVMERNSVAMYRPEVSPRSPRSSQPSPSTGRSDYVNPRTTRNESSPRTERNTQTEYHSPSYERNQPSTIERNPSSNRAGMSRREDNAISQDRISRNQTSSREIQSTPSTTNRQPARNSQQQRSNNNYSPSQAKVDRQPRVQRQQESSGSSSRQQNSSTERGGRARRN